The Pygocentrus nattereri isolate fPygNat1 chromosome 2, fPygNat1.pri, whole genome shotgun sequence genome has a window encoding:
- the plin2 gene encoding perilipin-2 yields MAPMEITTQNVVTRVANLPLVSSTYDMVSNVYCNTKDNHPYIKSIFDAAEMGVKSLTSVALTSALPIIGKLEPQISLANDLACKGLDKIEKTLPLLHQPSEQLVASAKEVVTGAKEAVSETMNGAKDTVSLTLSGVVGRTRGAVQESVVKTRLVVSGGVYTVMESRVGKLVSSGMDTALSTSESLVERYLPETEAKQECETNSTIGFDSDTDEPSYYVRLGSLSTKLRQRAYQKAVTKVHDAKKRSQESISQLNHAMDMIEYTKKNIDGANQKMHDKLSTLMDWRSRSPSTMESDSDPDSEAEQIESRTLAITRNLTQQLQTTCLTFVSSLQGLPQNIQEQAVSISHLAMEVYTRFSKTAALGDMSDTVLTTTRVQLNRMRDSIDNILDYLVNNTPLNWLVGPFYPRMEQSASSNTQSKKARDTKSQ; encoded by the exons ATGGCTCCTATGGAAATAACAACCCAG AATGTGGTTACTCGAGTGGCCAACCTCCCCCTGGTCAGCTCCACCTATGACATGGTGTCCAACGTGTACTGCAACACCAAAGACAACCATCCATACATCAAGTCCATATTCGATGCTGCAGAGATGGGGGTGAAATCACTCACTTCAGTTGCCCTGACCAGTGCTTTACCAATCATTGGCAAGCTGGAACCTCAGA TCTCTCTGGCTAATGACCTTGCCTGTAAGGGTCTTGACAAGATTGAGAAGACACTGCCACTTCTTCATCAGCCTTCTGAACAG CTTGTCGCCAGTGCTAAAGAAGTAGTGACTGGTGCCAAAGAAGCAGTATCTGAAACTATGAATGGGGCCAAGGACACTGTGTCTCTTACCCTGAGTGGAGTGGTGGGCAGAACCAGGGGAGCAGTGCAGGAGAGCGTTGTGAAAACGAGACTGGTGGTCAGTGGTGGTGTCTACACGGTCATGGAGAGCCGAGTGGGCaagctggtgagcagcggcatgGATACTGCTCTGAGCACTTCTGAAAGCTTGGTAGAGCGCTACTTGCCTGAAACTGAGGCTAAGCAAG AATGTGAGACAAATTCAACCATAGGATTTGATAGTGACACAGATGAACCCAGCTACTATGTGCGACTGGGTTCTCTCTCTACCAAGCTGCGACAGAGGGCATACCAGAAAGCTGTCACCAAGGTTCATGATGCCAAGAAACGCAGCCAAGAGTCCATCTCCCAGCTGAACCATGCCATGGACATG ATTGAatacacaaaaaagaacattgaTGGTGCCAACCAGAAGATGCATGACAAACTGAGCACACTGATGGATTGGAGGTCTAGATCTCCGAGTACCATGGAGAGTGACAGTGACCCAGACAGTGAGGCAGAG CAAATTGAATCACGTACCTTGGCCATCACCCGCAACCTGACCCAGCAGCTACAGACCACTTGTCTGACATTTGTGTCCAGCCTCCAGGGGCTTCCACAGAACATCCAAGAGCAGGCCGTCTCCATCAGTCACTTGGCCATGGAGGTCTATACCAGATTCAGTAAAACTGCAGCTCTGGGTGACATGTCCGATACAGTCCTCACCACTACTCGAGTTCAGCTGAACCGGATGAGAGATTCCATTGACAACATCTTGGATTACTTGGTCAACAACACGCCACTTAACTGGCTGGTAGGTCCATTTTACCCCCGCATGGAGCAAAGCGCAAGTTCCAACACACAGTCAAAAAAAGCAAGGGATACCAAGTCCCAATAG